Part of the Arsenicicoccus sp. oral taxon 190 genome, CGTCCAGGATCAGCCGGATCGACTCCTTGGCCGCCGCGATCGTCAGCTGCGACCGGCTGCCGAGCTCGTCGACGAGCTCCCCGAGCGCGTCCTCCAGGTCGCCCGGCCCGGCCATGACGTCGACGAGGCCGATCCGGTGCGCCTCGACCGCGTCGACGATCCCGGCGGTGAAGAGGAGCCGGCGCGCGGCGCCCGGCCCCACGAGCTCCAGCAGCGTCCGGATCCCCGTGGGGGCGTAGGCGACTCCGAGGCGCGCGGGGGTGATGCCGAGGCGTGCGGTCTCCTCGGCGACCCGCAGGTCGCAGGAGATCGCCAGCTCCAGGCCACCCCCGATGCAGCTGCCGCGCACGGCAGCGACCGTGGGCTTGGGGCAGGCCAGCAGCGCCCGCTGCGCGGCCAGGTCGGCCTCCCGCACGAGCTGCATGGGGTCCTGCGGGTCGGGCCCGCGGAGCAGGTCCCCGATGTCCGCGCCCGCGCAGAAGTGCTCGCCCTCACCCGCCACGACCACCACGAGCACGGCGGGGTCCGCGACGAGCGCCGCC contains:
- a CDS encoding enoyl-CoA hydratase/isomerase family protein, producing the protein MTRFEGLRTTVEGGVGRLVVDRPAKRNAMSLAMWRALPDALAALVADPAVLVVVVAGEGEHFCAGADIGDLLRGPDPQDPMQLVREADLAAQRALLACPKPTVAAVRGSCIGGGLELAISCDLRVAEETARLGITPARLGVAYAPTGIRTLLELVGPGAARRLLFTAGIVDAVEAHRIGLVDVMAGPGDLEDALGELVDELGSRSQLTIAAAKESIRLILDGADPEPAAQARYRETIASGELAEGVAAFAERRAPVFRWRR